The genome window GTCATTGTAGCTACGATGGAGCAAAAATATATTTCAAGCATTCCCAGAAAAAGTATTTTTTTTGCCGCGGAAATCTGGGAAAGATAAGTCATTAAAATAATGGGGAAAAGCATAACCAGGTAGGATGACATAAAGTTAGGGTTTCCAAACGTAGAAACGGGACGGCCGCCAAAAGGGTTAAGCGCCTTAGGCCAGACAGGCTCAATTTCCATGTATTGCAAAACACCGTAAAACGCGGCAACAAAACCTACGAAAAACAATGTGTTTATAATTGTGTTAAAAAACTTTGCGCGTTCCTGCCTTTCATACATGATAGGAATTAACATCGCAGGTATCCAATACGCCATAAGCAAATTAACAAGAGTAAAAATAAACTTTTTAAAACCTTCAGAAAAAATGCTTGAATAAAGATAGTTAATTCCAAAACCCGGAAGGTTTTTTCCGTCTTCAATTATTTGTTTTATCAGATAAGGCTGATTTGAAAAATAAGCATAGAGCCAGGTGAACACGGCAAAACCGGTAAAAACTACCAAGGGCAGCTCAATCGGGCTCCATGACCACTTGAAACTTTTTTTCATCAAAGCGTCAACCAAATACAAAATCCACAAAATTAATATTACGACATTTAATAAAAAAATCTGGAAAAAATAAGGATTCCTTGTGAGGTCAGTGAAGAAAATAATAGGCGGGAATATAAGAAGGAATAGTATTATGTACCTGAAATATTTGTTCATTTCTCTCTACTTTTTCGGGGGAGACATAACTCGAAGCAAGTCCGGATCTTGGGGATTAATTTCATGAATTCTCTGCCACATTTTCAAAGCTTCCTGAGGTTGGCCTCGTTTATTGTAAATTACTGCTAAATTTTTCAGAGCAGATACATTGTCTTTTCTAATTGTGGATGCTTTCAAATAATATTCTTCGGCCTTCTTTGCATCTCCAGTCATATATTTAAGGTTACCCAAATTAACATAGGTTTCTGCATATTCATAATTCCTTCTTTGGCCCCAATCTTCCCAGTAAAAACAATGGTAATTACCTTTATGAATTTCGCATTCAGGCGGCACGCTTTCTGCCGGCCTGCCAATTTGTTTGGAAACCCATTCTTTTTCATCGCTCCCTGGCTGCGTTAGGGATTCAGCCATGTACAAATGCCTCCAATAGGTTTCTTCAGCCTTCTTTAAATCTCCCATCTGGATATATACATATGCCAAACGGTAATAGTTTTGGGCGAAAATGGGGTCGATCTGGTGGTACATTTCAAATCTTTTTATTGATTCTTTCCATGCTTCCCTGGCCTTGTCCATTTGATTATTTGACCTGTAAGTTTCACCCAATTTCAAGTACAAAAGGCCTGCCTGATGGTGTGATTGGACGTAATTTGGAGCCAGTGTCCAGCAATCCTGGTATTTGCTTATGGACCTTTCTACATCGATTCTTCCTTTATTGCCCAAGTTTATGCCTGACCAGGCCAAATCAGTTTCATGGTCACCCCATTCCGGATGATACTCGCGGTTGAGCATCCATCTGTCATTGAAAACATTGCCCATGAAATAGTGGGCCATAATAAAACCATAATTTTTTTGAGCAACAATGTTATAATTGCTCAACGCATCCGACCATTGCCCATTTTTTGAATGGAAAATGGCAATGTTATGATGCACGTCAGCAATAAAATACCCCCTGAAAACACCTTCAAAAGGGACTTTCACGCCAAAAATAGTTGCCCCTGTTATTCCTACTATAGAAAGTATTATTGCGATCGTCCCTGTAAGGTAATCGGTTATCAAGATTATTATGAACTGTATAACCCTGCGTGCAATTTTTGGTATAGGGTTGCGAAGGGGCAAAATTGGCTGGGATGCCTGCATAGGCAGCGGATTATTTATAGTTAATGTGTTTATCAAACCTACGAGAAGCCACATAAAGATACCGGACGAAACAAATCTTAAAGAAACACACATCAGGTTATGCGATAACATTCCTATAAATGCGGAAAGAAAACCAAGCATATAAAATGCTCTCGGGTCAGTTACTATTTTGGTTGCTTTGCCTTTTGCATTGGGCGGAGGTAAATCAACTGCAGAAAATATCCTCAGATTTTTTAACCCGGAATTTATACACAAAACTATTATCCATAAGAAAATAGCAAAACCAACTATTCCTTCATCATACCAAACTTCCAGGTATTCGTTTTCCGGATGGTCTGATTCGGTATTATGTTTTGCTTCGATATAAAATATCTGCGGCCTGCGGAATGCGGGATAAGTCACATAAAATGTACCAATACCTGTACCTAATATCGGATTTGTATTAATCATTTCCCAGCAGGACATCCAGGTATAGACCCTGAATTTTACAGAATCAGTTCTTTTCATTATCTGATCATATACGGCATAAGCGCAGATCAGCAAAACTAAAGAAACAATTATTGATACAATCTTTTTTATGTTATGTTTTTGCAGATGGGCAAAATGCAATGCGTATAGAATGCAAAATGCAATAAATCCGGAAGTGAAGCCGATCCAGGCGCCTTTTGATGAAGTAAAAATTGCGTTGAATGCCGTCATCAAAAACAAGATACCAAAAAACGGCTGCCGTGTTTTAAAAAACATTGCCAGGCATATAGGGCCTAAAACTACAAGAAAATCACCGTAAAAGTTAGGGTTTCCGAAAGTCGAGAATATTCTGGTACCGAATGCGCCTCTCCAAATAAACGGGTCCAGGCCTCTTTCAGACATGCCCTGAGGAAAATACCTGGTATCGAGAAACTGTATTATTCCATAAAAGGTTGCAACGAAACAGGCAAAAAACAGCCAACCCAATAATCTTTTTATTTTTTCTTCCGAGTTAAACTCTTTCATTATTATAAGAGCTATGCCGAAATAAATAACTTTACGGATTAGCTCCATGCCGCTTGCATATTGAAGAGGTGAGCGCAGATGTGAAATCGTATTGGAAAGCAACACGAGTAAAATGGGTATTATTACTACGAGGTTCTTTTTGAAGTAGTTTGTGTCATATTCTTCTATTAACTTTATGAGCCAGAGCATTAAAATTAACGCTCCGCCGATTTGGATCAAAGTAATTTTAATCTGGCAGGAATCATAAGTGCGCAGATAAAAAGCCAGGGAAACCGAGAAATAAAGGATGGGCAAAAAATGCTTGATTATTTTTTCAAAGGTTTTTGTCATAATCTGTTGTTAAATGAGCCGGGAGTGGGGATTGAACCCACGGCCTACGGTTTACGAAACCGTTGCTCTACCACTGAGCTATCCCGGCAAAGAGAAATACTGGGTAGCCTGATTATTTTTTTTAATATAAAATGCCGCGGAAGAGAATCGAACTCCCGACGCCAGGTTTTTCAGACCTGCGCTCTACCACTGAGCTACCGCGGCATTTTATTTTACCTTTTTAATAAAGAACTAAATTAATCTTTTTTGGGAAGAATTTTACTTTTTGCCAGATTTACCAGATCTTCAACTTTATCCTTACCTTCTTCAACCCAACACTGGCCCTTTTCTCCCAGGTCTTCAGCTAATACTTTAAGCCTCTGCCTGGTTTCTTTGCCAGATTTTGGTGCGAAAAGAATGCCTAAACATGCGCCTGCAAGACCACCTAATAAAAAAACAAGAATCGTTTCTCCAGAACTTTTTTCAGACATTTTAGCAACCTCCTTTATTCTTTCTTGAAAGCATACTTGCTATAACCCCGATTACTGTGCCGAAAATACCCGTGCTGCTTGTTGTAAAGTTATTTAAAGCTCTTACAAATTTCTCTAACTGGAACAAAACATTGCTTATTCTTAATAGAACCAGGCCGATAATTAAAGCTATGAAAAGGTTAGTCAAGGCTATAATGACAACACAAATCACCAAAATTGTACCCATTGCTCCACTAATCATAATACCTCCCTTGTTTTTAATATTTTTTCAATCTTTTCTTTCATCGACGATATACTGAACGGTTTTCCAATAAAATCTTCAGCACCAAAAGTCTTTAAATCATCAACTGTTTTTTTGTCAGCATAAGCCGTAAGCATGATTACAGGAATATTATTAAGCCCGGGCGCGCGTTTTAACTCATGGCATAGTGAAATTCCATCCATGCCCGGCAGGCTGACATCTAAAAGAACCAGGTCAGGCTTATTTTTTGCTATTGCTTCAAAAAATAACTGGCCGTCCGGAATAACTTCTACCTCATACCCGGATTTTTCAAGTTCACCCCTTAACATCTCCTGAATGCCAATATCATCATCAACTAATGCGATACGTTTTTTTGTCATCTGTAATTATGCAATATAGTAAATTCCAAATAAAAGGTCAAGCCAAATTGATGACCAAATTGACAAAACCGGTTCTATATGATAAATTATTTTATATGAAGTTAAGGATTTTATATAAGCACATTTTGTGTTTTTTTTCATATCTGCTTGTCTTTATTGTGTCTTCTCAAAACCTGCACGCACTGGCCGAAGGAAAAGCCCAAATCTCTATAGCCTCACCGGATCCGGCAAATGCCGGTGAACAAATCACGTTCAGGACTGCATTATTAAATCAGGGGAACGAAATCTGGGAAAAGAACAAGTACTATGTTCAGGCAGAAATATTCAACGAGAACAAAAAATATGTGGGCAGAATAAGATCCGTTAAAGACAATAGCGATATAAGACCAGGGGAGACTGCAACTACAGAAATAATATTTTCAGTCCCTACAAATTACAACGGAACTTATTTCTACA of Elusimicrobiota bacterium contains these proteins:
- a CDS encoding O-antigen ligase family protein, which gives rise to MTKTFEKIIKHFLPILYFSVSLAFYLRTYDSCQIKITLIQIGGALILMLWLIKLIEEYDTNYFKKNLVVIIPILLVLLSNTISHLRSPLQYASGMELIRKVIYFGIALIIMKEFNSEEKIKRLLGWLFFACFVATFYGIIQFLDTRYFPQGMSERGLDPFIWRGAFGTRIFSTFGNPNFYGDFLVVLGPICLAMFFKTRQPFFGILFLMTAFNAIFTSSKGAWIGFTSGFIAFCILYALHFAHLQKHNIKKIVSIIVSLVLLICAYAVYDQIMKRTDSVKFRVYTWMSCWEMINTNPILGTGIGTFYVTYPAFRRPQIFYIEAKHNTESDHPENEYLEVWYDEGIVGFAIFLWIIVLCINSGLKNLRIFSAVDLPPPNAKGKATKIVTDPRAFYMLGFLSAFIGMLSHNLMCVSLRFVSSGIFMWLLVGLINTLTINNPLPMQASQPILPLRNPIPKIARRVIQFIIILITDYLTGTIAIILSIVGITGATIFGVKVPFEGVFRGYFIADVHHNIAIFHSKNGQWSDALSNYNIVAQKNYGFIMAHYFMGNVFNDRWMLNREYHPEWGDHETDLAWSGINLGNKGRIDVERSISKYQDCWTLAPNYVQSHHQAGLLYLKLGETYRSNNQMDKAREAWKESIKRFEMYHQIDPIFAQNYYRLAYVYIQMGDLKKAEETYWRHLYMAESLTQPGSDEKEWVSKQIGRPAESVPPECEIHKGNYHCFYWEDWGQRRNYEYAETYVNLGNLKYMTGDAKKAEEYYLKASTIRKDNVSALKNLAVIYNKRGQPQEALKMWQRIHEINPQDPDLLRVMSPPKK
- a CDS encoding response regulator, with amino-acid sequence MTKKRIALVDDDIGIQEMLRGELEKSGYEVEVIPDGQLFFEAIAKNKPDLVLLDVSLPGMDGISLCHELKRAPGLNNIPVIMLTAYADKKTVDDLKTFGAEDFIGKPFSISSMKEKIEKILKTREVL
- a CDS encoding YtxH domain-containing protein; its protein translation is MSEKSSGETILVFLLGGLAGACLGILFAPKSGKETRQRLKVLAEDLGEKGQCWVEEGKDKVEDLVNLAKSKILPKKD